In the genome of Streptomyces sp. P3, the window GCGGTCATCCAGTCGACGGCCCGGTTGACCGGCTCGGCGATGTTCAGCGTCCAGGCGTCGGGCCAGTCGAGGCGGCCCGCGAGCCGAACGGCGACCGCGACCACGACGGTCGCGGCGAGCGCGGCCGCCCAGCCCGCGCGGCGCGAGAGGCCGCCGCGCCGGGTTCCGGCGCCGGGCTCGCCGTCGCCGTCGCCGGCCGCGCCGGTGACCCGGTCCAGGACGACGGCGAGGAGGACGATCGGGATGCCGGCGGCGAGGGCCGCGCCGACGTCGACCGAGGCGAGCGCCTGGTAGACGCGGTCGCCGAGGCCGCCCGCGCCGATCACCGAGGCGATGACCGCCATGGACAGCGCCATCATGATCGTCTGGTTGAGGCCGAGCAGGAGCTCCTTGCGGGCCAGCGGGATGCGCGCGGTGAGCAGGCGCTGGCGGGCGGTGGCGCCCAAGGACTCGACGGCCTCCAGCACCTCCTTGTCGGCGCCGCGCAGACCGAGCGAGGTGAGCCGGGCCATCGGCGGCGCGGCGTAGACCACGGTGGCGAGGACGGCCGCGGGGACGCCGATGCCGAAGATCAGGACGACCGGGAGCAGGTACGCGAACGCGGGCAGCACCTGCATCGTGTCCAGGACGGGGCGCAGGACGCGGTCCATCCGGTCCGAGAGCCCGGCGGCGAGGCCGAGCACGGCGCCGACGGCGACCGACACGAGGACCGCGACGACCATCAGCGCGAGCGTCTGCATGGTCGGGATCCACATGCCGAGCAGTCCGCAGGCCAGGAACGCGACGCCGGTGCCGACGGCCAGCCGCAGTCCGGCGACCCGCCAGGCGATCAGCGCGGCGGCCGTGGTGACGCCCGCCCAGCCGGCCGCGAGCAGCACCAGGTAGACGGCCCGCACGCAGAGCACGACCGCGTTGCTGACGTAGCCGAAGCCGTAGAGGAACAGCGGGTGGCTGTCACGGTTGTCGATGATCCAGTCGCTGGCCCTGCCGAGCGGCTCGGTGAGGTCGACGGTGAGGGCGGCGGGCCAGCTGCCGCTGGCCCACTGGGCGTTGGCGAGCGGCACGAGGACCGCCGCGGCGAGCGCGAGCAGCGCGAGCTTGGCGACCGAGCGGTGTTTGAGGACCCCCGGCAGGGAGACACGGGGGGCGGGTGCGGTGACCGTAGCCATGTCAGACCGCCTCCTTGCGGAGCTCCGTTCCGGCCACGACGTCCAGGAGCCGTTCGTGATCGACGACCCCCAGACACCGGCCGTCCTCCACGACGCACGCGGGCTTGTGGCTGCGCGACACGACCTGGATCGCCTCGGCCACGACCGCGTCGGCGGCGATCGCGCCCGGGTGGCCGGGGCCGCCGCACTCGCCGGCCCGCATGGCCCTGCGGACCGTCATGACCTGCTCGCGCGGGACGTCGCGGACGAACTCGCGGACGTAGTCGTCGGCGGGCGAGCCGACGATCTCCTCCGGGGTGCCGAGCTGCACCACCCGGCCGTCGCGCATGAGGGCGATGCGGTCGCCGAGCTTGAGTGCCTCGCTGAGGTCGTGGGTGATGAAGACCATCGTGCGGCCCTCCTCCCGGTGCAGCCGGACGACCTCCTCCTGCATGTCGCGCCGGATCAGCGGGTCGAGGGCGCTGAACGGCTCGTCGAAGAGCAGGACCTCGGGGTCCACGGCGAGCGCGCGGGCCAGTCCGACGCGCTGGCGCTGCCCGCCGGACAGCTCGCTGGGCCTGCGGTGCTCCATGCCTTCCAGGCCGACCTTCTCGACGACCTGCCGGGCCCGGGCGCGGCGCTCGGACCTGCCGACGCCCTGGATCTCCAGGCCGTAGGCCACGTTGTCGACGACGGTGCGGTGCGGGAGCAGGCCGAAGTGCTGGAAGACCATCGCGGCCCGGTGCCGGCGCAGTTCGCGCAGCCGGTTCCTGTCCATGGCGCGCACGTCCTCGCCCTCGATGGCGATGCTGCCGGCGGTCGGCTCGATCAGCCGGGTCAGGCAGCGCACGAGGGTGGACTTGCCGGAGCCGGACAGGCCCATGACGACGAAGACCTCGCCCTTGCGCACGTCGAAGGAGACGTCCCGGACGGCGGCGGTGCAGCCGGTGCGGGAGCGGAGCTCGGCGGGGGGCAGGGAGGCCAGCTCGGGGTCGGCGGGGACGGTGTCGGCCTTGGGGCCGAACACCTTCCACAGGCCGTCCACCGAGAAGACCGGCGGACGCTCCTCGATGCTCGTGCGGGCGGTCGTGTCGGTACTGGTACTGGTGTCGGTGCCGGTGTTGGTGTCGGTGCTCATCGGGCATCGCCTCCGATCAGGTCCACGGCCCGTTCGCCGACCATCAGCACGCCGATCATCGGGTTCACGGCTGTCATGGTCGGGAACACGGAGGCGTCCGCGATGCGGATGCCGTCCAGTCCACGGATACGCAACTGGGGGTCCACGACGGCGAGTTCGTCGTGGGCGGCGCCCATCTTGCAGGTGCCGGCAGGGTGGTAGACGGTGTGCGCGACCTTGCGCGCGTACTCGCTCAGCTCCTCGTCGCCCGTGATGTGCGGGCCGGGGGCGACCTCGCGCTTGAGCCAGCGGGCCAGCGGCTCGGTCTTCGCGATCTCGCGGGCGATGCGGATGCCGTCGACGAGGGTGCGGCCGTCGTGGTCGTCCTCGTCGGTGAAGTAGCGGAAGTCCAGGGCGGGCTTGACCGCCGGGTCGGCGCTCTGCAGGGAGAGCCGTCCGCGGGACTTCGGCTTGGGGATGTTGGGGGTCATCGACACGCCGTGCGCCGGGCGTTCGTAGCCGAGCCGCTCCGGGTTGTCGGTGAAGGGGACCTGGTAGAAGTGGAACATCAGGTCCGGGCCCGCGTGCTCGGGGTCGCGGCGCACGAACAGACCCGCGTCGGAGTCCATCGCGGAGTTCTCCGGGAGCGGCCCGTGGGTCTCCCAGACGATGACCGACTCGGGGTGGTCGAGCAGGTTCTCGCCGACGCCCGGCAGGTTGTGGACGACGGGTATGCCGAGCGCGTCCAGGTCGGCCTTGGGACCGATGCCGGAGTGCAGCAGCAGCCGGGGCGAGTCGATCGCGCCGGCGCAGAGCACGACCTCGCGCCGCGCGCGGACGAGGATCTCCTCGCCGTCCTGGGTGCGTACGTGCACGCCCCGCGCGTGGGTGCCGTCCAGCTCGAGCCGGTACGCCCAGGTCTCCAGGAGGATCGTGAGGTTGGGACGTTCGTCCATCACCGGGTGGAGGTAGGCGACGGAGGCGGACGACCGCTTGTTGGTCTCGGGGTGGTAGGCGAGGTCGAAGAAGCCGACGCCGTCGTCGAAGGGCTTGCTGTTGAATCCCTCGACGCGCGGGACTCCGGTCGCCTGCTGCGCGGCGTCGACGAAGTCGCGGGCGACGGCGTTGCGGTCCTTCTCGTCGACCGGGACGATGTTGTTCAGCAGGCGCGCGTAGTACGCCTCCATCGGGACCGCTCCCCAGCCCTCGGCGCCGGCCGCCTCCCACTCGTCGAAGTCGGACGGCAGCGGCTTGAACGCGATGAGGGTGTTGTGGGAGGAGCAGCCGCCGAGGACGCGCGCCCGGCTGTGCCGGATGTGGGAGTTGCCGCGCGGCTGCTCGGTGGTGGGGTAGTCGTAGTCGAGCTCGCCGCCGAGCAGGCCCGTCCAGCGGCGCAGGGTGAGGACGTCGTCGCGGCCGACGTCGCTGGGGCCGCCCTCGATGACGGCGACGGTGGTGTCGGGGTTCTCGGTGAGCCGTGAGGCGATGACGGAACCGGCGGTTCCGCCTCCGACTATCACGTAGTCATAGACGGGTGAGGTCTGTGGCATGAGGGGTACTCCAGGGGCGTGCGAAGTCTGTGCGAAGCGCGTTCGGGGCGGGAGGCGGGGCCTGCGGGCGGGTCAGCCCGCGAACCAGCGGACGGGCTTGGGCGCGAGGTTCTGGTACACGTGCTTGGCCTCGCGGTACTCGGCGAGTCCGGCCGGGCCGAGTTCGCGTCCCACGCCGCTCTTGCCGAAGCCGCCCCACTCCGCCTGCGGCAGATAGGGGTGGAAGTCGTTGATCCAGACGGTGCCGTGGCGCAGTCGGCCGGCGACCCGCCGCGCACGGCCCGCGTCGGCGGTCCAGACGCCGCCGGCGAGGCCGTACTCGGTGTCGTTGGCGAGAGCGACGGCCTCGTCCTCGGTGCGGAAGGTCTCGACGGTGAGGACCGGTCCGAAGACCTCCTCCCGCACGACGCGCATCTCGCGGTGGCAGCGGTCGAGGACGGTGGGCTCGTAGAAGTAGCCCGACTCGGGCCGCTGCGGGGAGGGTTCGGGCCGGCGGCCGCCGGAACGCAGCACGGCGCCCTCGGCGAGGGCGGAGGCCACGTACTCCTCGGTCTTGGCGCGCTGCTGCTCGGAGACGAGCGGGCCGCACTCGACTCCGTCCTCGGTGCCGCGTCCGAGCCGGATCTTCCCGGCGCGGCGGGCGAGTTCGGCGACGAAACGATCCCGGACGGACTCCTCGACGATGAGCCGCGAGCCCGCCGAGCAGACCTGGCCGCTGTGGATGAAGGCCGCGTTGAGGGCCTGGTCGACGGCGGTGTCGAAGCCCTCGGCGGTGGCACAGGCGTCGGCGAAGACCACGTTGGGGTTCTTGCCGCCGAGTTCGAGGGCGACCTTCTTGACGGTCGGGGCGGCCGCCTGCGCGACCTTCGTGCCGCTGACCAGGCCGCCGGTGAACGACACCAGGTCGACGTCGGGGTGTTCGGCGAGCCGGGAGCCGACCGTGTGCCCGGGACCGGTGACGAGGTTCGCGACGCCGGCGGGCAGCCCCGCCTCGGCGAGCAGGTCGATCAGCGCCACGGTGGTCAGCGGCGTGATCTCGCTCGGCTTGACGACGAAGGAGTTGCCGGCGGCCAGCGCCGGAGCGATCTTCCAACTCGCCTGCAGCAGCGGATAGTTCCAGGGCGTGATCAGCGCGCACACGCCGACCGGCTCATGGACGACGACGCTGTGGACGTCGGCCGATCCCGCGTCCACCACCCGGCCCGACGACTCGGCGGCCACCAGACCGGCGAAGTAACGGAAGGCGTCGGCGACGCAGTCGATGTCGACACGGCCCTCTTCGAGCGTCTTGCCCGCGTCCCGGCTCTCCAGCAGGCCGAGCCGTTCGCGGTCGCGGACGAGGAGGTCGGCGACCCGGTACAGCAGGGCCGCGCGCTCGGCGGCGGGGGTGCGCGGCCACGCGCCCTCGTCGAAGGCGGCACGGGCGGCCGCGACCGCCAGGTCGGTGTCCTTCTCGTCGCCTTCGGCGACCACGGCGAAGGGACGGCCGTCCGCGGGGTCGATGATCTCGCGGGTGGCGCCGGAGACGGCTTCCCGCCATTCTCCGCCCGAGTGAATCGTCCGGTGCTCCCGCAGCTCCGGCGTGTGCAGCGGTTCGGTCCTGTCGGCCATGATCGGCGTTGCCTTCCGTTCCTGTTTCGTCCCCCTGTGTCACCCCGGGTCACACGGGGGACCGCGTCCACCTGCCCCCGACCTCGGATTGCATGCGCAATTCGCGGCCGAAAGTGCCCCGCGCCACGGAACTTGGGCGCATAAATGGACAAATAGTACCGGGATGGTCGACTGGACGGAAGTCAACAGAGAGTTGAACTACTCTTCGTGTCCCTGCTGACACGCAGAGCCGCGAAGGAGTCGCCCCATGCCTGCGAGACGAGTGGTCACCGGCCGCAGCCAGCAGCCCCGCAAACGTTTCGCGGAGGAACTGCGGCTGTTGCGCAACGGCCGCGGGGAGAGCCTGCGGGAGCTGGCCGAGCACCTGGGCTGGGACGCGTCGACGCTGGGCAAGATGGAGAGCGGCACGAACCTGGGCAGCCCGGAGGTCGTCGAAGCGCTGGACACCCACTACGGAACACCGGGACTGCTGCTGGCCCTGTGGGAAGTCGCGATGGGCGACAACAGCCAGTTCAAGGAGCAGTACCGGAGATACATGGACCTGGAGGCCGAGGCACTGAGCCTGTGGCACTACGGCGTAAGCATCCTGCCGGGCGTGCTTCAGACGGCGGAGTACGCGCGCGAAGTGCTCACGCTGGGCGGCCTCAAGGGGCCGGAACTGGAGCAACAGGTCGAAGCCCGCACGGGCCGAAGGAAGTTGCTGGAAGGCGACGACGCACCACCGTTTCGCGCCCTTCTCTCCGAGGCGGTGCTGCGAACGCCCTTGAAGGACGCCAAGGCCTGGCGGGGCCAGTTGGAGTCCCTGTTGGAGGCGTCGGAGCGTCCGGGCATCGCGCTGCAGGTACTGCCGATGAGGGCCGGTCTGTATGGACTCGTCAGCACGGACATGATGTTCCTGCGTCTGCCGGACGGGACCACCGTGGCGTACGCCGAAAACGCTCACCGGGGCGAACTCATCGCTGAAACCCAGGCAGTTGAGCGGCTTCAGCGGCGTTACGATGCGATGCGCGACCTGGCGTTTTCTCTGGTCGAGTCACGAAAGTTCATCATGCGAATGTTGGAGGAAGTGCCGTGCGAGCCATCGACCTGAGCCACGTCACCTGGCGCAAGTCCAGCTACAGCAATCCCGACGGCGGCCAGTGCCTCGAAGTCGCCGACCACGTGCCGGCCGTCGTCCCCGTCCGGGACAGCAAGACCCCCGAGCGCGGAGCGGTCCTCTTCGGCGCCGATGCCTGGGCGAGCTTCGTCAGCGCCCTCAAGCAGAGCTGAACGCAAGCCGGACGCAAGCGATCCCCGGACGGTCGGACCGTCCGGGGATCGCTGGTGTTCAGGCTCAGATCAGGCCGAGTGCGCGAACCGCCTCGCGCTCCTCCGCCAGCTCCTGCACCGACGCGTCGATGCGGGTGCGGGAGAACTCGTTGACGTCCAGGCCCTGGACGATCTCGTAGACGCCGTCCTTCACGGTGACCGGGAAGGAGGAGATCAGGCCCTCCGGGACGCCGTAGGAGCCGTCCGACGGGATGCCCATGGAGGCCCAGTCGCCCTCGGCGGTGCCGTTGACCCACGTGTGGACGTGGTCGATGGCGGCGTTGGCGGCCGACGCCGCGGAGGACGCGCCACGCGCCTCGATGATGGCCGCGCCGCGCTTGGCGACGGTCGGGATGAAGTCCTCCGCCAGCCACTTCTCGTCGCCCACGACCTCGGCGGCGTTCTTGCCGGCGATCGTGGCGTGGAAGATGTCCGGGTACTGGGTGGCCGAGTGGTTGCCCCAGATGGTCAGACGCTTGATGTCGGCGACCGTCGAGCCCGTCTTCTTCGCGAGCTGGGTCAGCGCGCGGTTGTGGTCGAGGCGGGTCATCGCGGTGAAGCGCTCGGCCGGTACGTCCGGCGCGGCGGCCTGGGCGATCAGGGCGTTGGTGTTGGCCGGGTTGCCGACGACGAGGACCTTGATGTCGTCCGCGGCGTGGTCGTTGATGGCCTTGCCCTGCGGCTTGAAGATGCCGCCGTTGGCCTCGAGGAGGTCGCCGCGCTCCATGCCCTTGGTACGCGGGCGGGCGCCGACGAGGAGGGCCACGTTGGCGCCGTCGAAGGCGACGTTGGCATCGTCGGTGATGTCGATGCCCTGGAGCAGCGGGAACGCGCAGTCGTCCAGCTCCATGGCGGTGCCCTCGGCGGCCTTGAGCGCCGGGGTGATCTCCAGCAGGCGCAGCCTGACCGGCACGTCCGCGCCGAGCAGCTGGCCGGAGGCGATGCGGAAGAGCAGGGCGTAACCGATCTGGCCGGCCGCGCCGGTCACGGTGACGTTCACGGGAGTGCGGGTCATGGCGTTCTCCGTATGACAGCTGTCGGTGGGGCGTCCCTGCCCCGGGTGGGACGTACAAATGATCGATCTCTTGGCATCAAGAGATCCGATCAGCGGTCAGGCTATCGCGCATCCGGGATGCCGGACGTCCGGGGCTGTGTGGCCCGCTTCACAGAGTGCCTCTCGGCGTACGGGAGACCCGCACGAAGCGGCGGCCGCCGGTCCGGGAGAGGGGGATCGGCGGCCGCCGTGTGGGGGTGCCGGGTCGCGCCGGACTCCCGTGGGGGTACCGGTTCGCCTTCCCGGAGTGGAGGCGGCTATTCCTGTGCGGGCGGCTTTTTTCTCCGCCGGTTCCGCGCGTCCGTCCCAGGGCGTGCAGCCCGTCCGGCCCGGCGTCGCTCCCCCGCCCGGCCCGGCCCGCTGTCGGCCCGTAGGCCCGCCTCCGTCGGGGGATCCGGCTCAGCCGAGGACGAGCGCGCCGCCGACAACGGCGAGCAGCAGCGCCAGCAGGAGCAGGGCCGCGTAGAGCAGGAGGCGTCCGGCCGATCCGGGTGCGGGCTCCTCCGGACGGTCCCACCAGGGAACCGTCGGATCCTCCTGGTATGCCTCGGTCGGGTCGGCCGGTGCCGGGCGCGGCCAGGCCTCGACCGCCAGCTCCCAGCGGACGACGTGCCGTTCGGCCTCCGCACCGGCCAGTCCCGCGACCCGGCACAGCGCGGCGACGGCCTGCCGGGGCGGCGGCTGGACGGCGTTGAGGTAACGCTGCCAGGAGGACTTGCTGTACGCGGTGCGCGCGCCGAGTGCGGCAAGACTGAGGCCCGTACCGTCCTTGAGCTGCCGCAACTGCTCCACGAAGTGCCGCACCTCCGACGGCAGCCCGTCCGGCAGCGGCTGCCAGGCGCCCATCCCGCCCACCTTCCCTTCGGTTCGTTGAGGGGACGACGCGGGACGGCAGGTCGGTTCCGCTGACGGCGGCGACCGTGCCCGGGCGCGCGCAGGGTAGCGGAACGGTCACTTCCGTGCCACAGCGTCCGGACAGCTGTTGAACAGGCCGTTCGCGATGCGAGAGCGTGGCACACGTCGGCGGCCCGTCCTTCTCGGGGGATGAGGACGGGCCGCCGGTCGCGTGCGGTCAGTTGCTGCTGACCGTGAAGTGCAGGGTGTCCTTGAGGAACGGGATCTGCAGCAACGGTTCCGGCTGCGCCATCAGCGCCAGCAGGACGATGACCGTGCCGAGCACCCCGTAGGTCACGATGTCGGTGAAGCGGGAGCGCACCGCGAGCATGCCGACGCCGGGCAGCAGCCAGCGCAGGACCGCGCCGGTCAGCAGTCCGACGCCGATCAGGATGGTGCCGATCCGGAACACGTCGAGCGCCGTCACCAGCAGACCGAGTGCGACGATGCCCAGCACGGCGATGATCGGCCACTGCCGGGCGGCCAGCGCGTCGCCCGGCGCCGCCCTCCCGGCACCCTCGGGACGCGCGGTGTCCCGGGTGAACTTGGGGAAGCGGCGGGTGGTGCGGCGCGGTACGCCGTCGGCGTCGGGCGCGCTGATCGGATCCCGCACCTCGATGTCGTCGCCGCCCTCGACCCCGTGGCCGCCCCCGCCGGCGATACGGCCGTCCGACCCGTCCATGTCGTCGGCCTTCCCGAAGACGCCGTCAGCCGACACTGCGCTCCGCCGCCTCGACCACGTTGACGAGCAGCTGGGCGCGGGTCATCGGGCCCACCCCGCCGGGGTTCGGGGAGATCCAGCCGGCCACCTCACGGACATCGGGGTGGACGTCGCCGACGATCTTCCCCTCCGCGTTGCGGGAGACGCCGACGTCGAGCACGGCCGCGCCCGGCTTGACGTCCTCGGCCCGCACCAGGTGGGCGGAACCGGCGGCGGCGACGATGACGTCGGCCCGCCTCAGGTGCGCCGAGAGGTCGCGGGTGCCGGTGTGGCACTGGGTCACCGTCGCGTTCTCGCTGCGCCGGGTCAGCAGCAGCGGCATCGGACGGCCGATGGTGACGCCGCGGCCGACGACCACGACCTCCGCGCCCTTGATCTCGACGCCGTACCGGCGCAGCAGCGTG includes:
- a CDS encoding helix-turn-helix transcriptional regulator, translated to MGAWQPLPDGLPSEVRHFVEQLRQLKDGTGLSLAALGARTAYSKSSWQRYLNAVQPPPRQAVAALCRVAGLAGAEAERHVVRWELAVEAWPRPAPADPTEAYQEDPTVPWWDRPEEPAPGSAGRLLLYAALLLLALLLAVVGGALVLG
- a CDS encoding malate dehydrogenase, yielding MTRTPVNVTVTGAAGQIGYALLFRIASGQLLGADVPVRLRLLEITPALKAAEGTAMELDDCAFPLLQGIDITDDANVAFDGANVALLVGARPRTKGMERGDLLEANGGIFKPQGKAINDHAADDIKVLVVGNPANTNALIAQAAAPDVPAERFTAMTRLDHNRALTQLAKKTGSTVADIKRLTIWGNHSATQYPDIFHATIAGKNAAEVVGDEKWLAEDFIPTVAKRGAAIIEARGASSAASAANAAIDHVHTWVNGTAEGDWASMGIPSDGSYGVPEGLISSFPVTVKDGVYEIVQGLDVNEFSRTRIDASVQELAEEREAVRALGLI
- a CDS encoding DUF397 domain-containing protein is translated as MRAIDLSHVTWRKSSYSNPDGGQCLEVADHVPAVVPVRDSKTPERGAVLFGADAWASFVSALKQS
- a CDS encoding helix-turn-helix transcriptional regulator, translated to MPARRVVTGRSQQPRKRFAEELRLLRNGRGESLRELAEHLGWDASTLGKMESGTNLGSPEVVEALDTHYGTPGLLLALWEVAMGDNSQFKEQYRRYMDLEAEALSLWHYGVSILPGVLQTAEYAREVLTLGGLKGPELEQQVEARTGRRKLLEGDDAPPFRALLSEAVLRTPLKDAKAWRGQLESLLEASERPGIALQVLPMRAGLYGLVSTDMMFLRLPDGTTVAYAENAHRGELIAETQAVERLQRRYDAMRDLAFSLVESRKFIMRMLEEVPCEPST
- a CDS encoding DUF3017 domain-containing protein, whose amino-acid sequence is MDGSDGRIAGGGGHGVEGGDDIEVRDPISAPDADGVPRRTTRRFPKFTRDTARPEGAGRAAPGDALAARQWPIIAVLGIVALGLLVTALDVFRIGTILIGVGLLTGAVLRWLLPGVGMLAVRSRFTDIVTYGVLGTVIVLLALMAQPEPLLQIPFLKDTLHFTVSSN
- a CDS encoding GMC family oxidoreductase; translated protein: MPQTSPVYDYVIVGGGTAGSVIASRLTENPDTTVAVIEGGPSDVGRDDVLTLRRWTGLLGGELDYDYPTTEQPRGNSHIRHSRARVLGGCSSHNTLIAFKPLPSDFDEWEAAGAEGWGAVPMEAYYARLLNNIVPVDEKDRNAVARDFVDAAQQATGVPRVEGFNSKPFDDGVGFFDLAYHPETNKRSSASVAYLHPVMDERPNLTILLETWAYRLELDGTHARGVHVRTQDGEEILVRARREVVLCAGAIDSPRLLLHSGIGPKADLDALGIPVVHNLPGVGENLLDHPESVIVWETHGPLPENSAMDSDAGLFVRRDPEHAGPDLMFHFYQVPFTDNPERLGYERPAHGVSMTPNIPKPKSRGRLSLQSADPAVKPALDFRYFTDEDDHDGRTLVDGIRIAREIAKTEPLARWLKREVAPGPHITGDEELSEYARKVAHTVYHPAGTCKMGAAHDELAVVDPQLRIRGLDGIRIADASVFPTMTAVNPMIGVLMVGERAVDLIGGDAR
- a CDS encoding aldehyde dehydrogenase family protein, yielding MADRTEPLHTPELREHRTIHSGGEWREAVSGATREIIDPADGRPFAVVAEGDEKDTDLAVAAARAAFDEGAWPRTPAAERAALLYRVADLLVRDRERLGLLESRDAGKTLEEGRVDIDCVADAFRYFAGLVAAESSGRVVDAGSADVHSVVVHEPVGVCALITPWNYPLLQASWKIAPALAAGNSFVVKPSEITPLTTVALIDLLAEAGLPAGVANLVTGPGHTVGSRLAEHPDVDLVSFTGGLVSGTKVAQAAAPTVKKVALELGGKNPNVVFADACATAEGFDTAVDQALNAAFIHSGQVCSAGSRLIVEESVRDRFVAELARRAGKIRLGRGTEDGVECGPLVSEQQRAKTEEYVASALAEGAVLRSGGRRPEPSPQRPESGYFYEPTVLDRCHREMRVVREEVFGPVLTVETFRTEDEAVALANDTEYGLAGGVWTADAGRARRVAGRLRHGTVWINDFHPYLPQAEWGGFGKSGVGRELGPAGLAEYREAKHVYQNLAPKPVRWFAG
- a CDS encoding glycine betaine/L-proline ABC transporter ATP-binding protein; this encodes MSTDTNTGTDTSTSTDTTARTSIEERPPVFSVDGLWKVFGPKADTVPADPELASLPPAELRSRTGCTAAVRDVSFDVRKGEVFVVMGLSGSGKSTLVRCLTRLIEPTAGSIAIEGEDVRAMDRNRLRELRRHRAAMVFQHFGLLPHRTVVDNVAYGLEIQGVGRSERRARARQVVEKVGLEGMEHRRPSELSGGQRQRVGLARALAVDPEVLLFDEPFSALDPLIRRDMQEEVVRLHREEGRTMVFITHDLSEALKLGDRIALMRDGRVVQLGTPEEIVGSPADDYVREFVRDVPREQVMTVRRAMRAGECGGPGHPGAIAADAVVAEAIQVVSRSHKPACVVEDGRCLGVVDHERLLDVVAGTELRKEAV
- a CDS encoding proline/glycine betaine ABC transporter permease, whose protein sequence is MATVTAPAPRVSLPGVLKHRSVAKLALLALAAAVLVPLANAQWASGSWPAALTVDLTEPLGRASDWIIDNRDSHPLFLYGFGYVSNAVVLCVRAVYLVLLAAGWAGVTTAAALIAWRVAGLRLAVGTGVAFLACGLLGMWIPTMQTLALMVVAVLVSVAVGAVLGLAAGLSDRMDRVLRPVLDTMQVLPAFAYLLPVVLIFGIGVPAAVLATVVYAAPPMARLTSLGLRGADKEVLEAVESLGATARQRLLTARIPLARKELLLGLNQTIMMALSMAVIASVIGAGGLGDRVYQALASVDVGAALAAGIPIVLLAVVLDRVTGAAGDGDGEPGAGTRRGGLSRRAGWAAALAATVVVAVAVRLAGRLDWPDAWTLNIAEPVNRAVDWMTAHLYSGVPVVGGTADWAGHFTTWVLDPLRDGLQGLPWWSVLLIVAALAWVIGTWRTALTAVLAMAAIGVLGVWKPSLDTLSQVLAAVAVTLVLGFATGIAAARSDRFERLLRPVLDVFQTMPQFVYLIPVVALFGVGRAPAVAAAVVYALPAVVRITAQGLRQVDPAALESARSLGASSGQQIRQVQLPLARPALLLALNQGVVLVLAVVIIGGLVGGGALGYDVVFGLAQGDLATGLVAGAAIVCLGLMLDRVTQPTERRTKKGA